GGATGGACCTGAGCGCCCTGCCCGACGCCGAGCACGCACTCGACTCCGTCCTCGATGATGAGGCCCGGCACGTCTTCGACCTGGAAGCCGGCCCGCTCTGGCGCGTCCTCGTGGTGCGCATGAGAGCGCGGCACCACCTGCTGCTGCTGACCATGCACCACGTCATCTCCGACGCCTGGTCCATGGGCGTGCTCCTCCAGGAGCTGACCACGCTGTATGCCGCCCACTCCGAGGGCCGGGCTCCTGGGCTGAAGCCGCTGCCCGTGCAGTACGCGGACTTCTCCGTCTGGCAGCGGGGCTGGCTGCGCGACGAGGCGCTGGAGGCCCAGCTCGGCTGGTGGCGCGCGCAGCTCCACGGCGCACCGAAGGCGCTGGAGCTGCCCACGGATCGTCCCCGCCCCGCGACGCAGACCTTCCGGGGCGCGGTGGTGCCCTTCCAGTTCCCGCGCGAGCTGTCCGACGCGATGCAGGCGCTCTGCCGGAGCGAGGGCGTCACGCCCTCCATGGTGGTGCTGGCCACGTTCCAGCTGCTGCTCTCGCGCTACAGCGGCCAGGAGGACATCACCGTCGGCTCGCCCATCGCGGGCCGCCACCACGCGGAGCTGGAGGGGCTCATCGGCTTCTTCGTCAACACGCTGGTGCTGCGCACGAAGCTGCACGGCGACCCGAGCTTCCGGGAGCTGCTCGCCCGCGTGCGCGACGTGGCCCTGGGCGCGTACGCGCACCAGGACGTGCCCTTCGAGAAGCTGGTGGAGGCCCTGCGGCCGGAGCGCGTCGCCGGCCGCGCGCCGCTCTTCCAGGTGATGCTCGCGTACCAGAACGCGCCCATGCCGCAGACGCTGACGACGGGCCTGAGCCTCCACCCGCTGGAGCCCCGGGGCGGCACGGCGAAGTTCGACCTCACCCTGGCCCTGAACGACACGGCCGACGGGCTGAAGGGCCTGCTCGAATACAACACCGACCTCTTCGACGCCGCGACCGCGAGCCGCATTGTGGGCCACCTGCGCACGCTGCTGTCCGGCGCCGTCCATGCACCGGAGCGCCGCGTCTCCGCGCTGCCCATGCTCACGGCCGAGGAGCGCGGGCTGCTGCTGCACACCTGGAGCGCTCCCGGTGCCGCCACCGCGGAGGACGCGTCCCTGCACGGACTCCTCCAGGCGCAGGCCCGGCTCCATCCGGACCTGCCCGCCCTCGAGCACGAAGGCGACACGCTGACCTGGGCGGAGGCACACCGACGGGCCCGCGAGGTCCTCCGTGCGCTGCGTGGACGGGGCGTGGTGCCGCTGCCGCCCCCGCCGCCCCTCGTCCCCGTCGCGCGCACGGGCCCGCTGCCGCTGTCCTTCGCGCAGCAACGGCTGTGGCTCATTGATCAGCTTGAACCGGGCAGTGCCGCCTACAACATCTTCCTGGCCCTGCGCGTGGAGGGTGCGCTCGACGTGGCCGCCCTGGAGCAGGCCTTCGCCGCGCTCATCGCCCGCCATGACTCGCTGCGCACCGTCTTCGTCTCGAACGGCGGCGAGCCCGTCCAGGTCATCCTCCCCCCGGTCCCCTTCCGCCTGGAACAGGTGGACCTGGGCGCGGTCTCCCGTGAAGACCTGGAGCAACGGCTGCGCGAGGAGGCGCAGCGCCCGTTCGACCTGGAGCGAGGGCCGCTGCTGCGCGTCTGCATGCTGCGCCTGGGCGCCGGGGAGCACGTGCTGTGGCTGAACATGCACCACATCGTCTCCGACGGGTGGTCCATGGGCGTGCTCGTGCGGGAGCTGTCCGCGCTGTACGGCGCCCATGCGTCGGGCCAGCCGTCACCGCTGCGGCCGCTTCCCGTCCAGTACGTCGACTTCGCGGCGTGGCAGCGCGCGTGGCTGAAGGACGAGGTGCTGGAGCACCATCTGTCCTACTGGCGCCGTCAGCTCGCGGACGCACCGCCGCTGCTGGAGCTGCCCACCGACAAGCCGCGCCCGCGCGTCCAGTCCCAGCGTGGCGCGCAGGTGCCCGTGCACCTGTCGGGAGCGCTGTCGGAGGCCCTCCAGGCGCTGTGCCAGCGCGAGCGCGCCACGCTCTTCATGGGCCTGGTGACGGCGTGGCAGGTGCTGCTCTCGCGCTACGCCGGCCAGGAGGACGTTCTCCTCGGCTCGCCCATCGCGGGCCGCACACGCGAGGACACGGAGGGGCTCATCGGCTTCTTCGTCAACACGCTGGTCCTGCGCACGCACGTCGATCCGAAGGCTCCCTTCCGCCAGTTGCTGGGGCAGGTGCGCGCCACCACGCTCGCCGCCTACGAGCACCAGGAGGCGCCCTTCGAGAAGCTGGTGGAGGAGCTGCAGCCCCGGCGCAGCCTGAGCCACTCGCCGCTGTTCCAGGTGCTGCTCGCGCTGCAGAACGCTCCGACGCAGCCCCTGTCCCTGACAGGCGGATCCGCGCCGCTGCGGCTGCTGCCCCTGGAGCAGGCCGAGCAGACGACCCAGTTCGACCTCACCCTCGCCCTGGCGCAGACGCCCCAGGGCCTGCAGGGCGCGCTGAGCTACCGCACGGACCTGTTCGAAGCCTCCACCGCCGCCCGGATGGTGGAGCACCTGCGCACGCTACTGGAGGCCGCGGTGGCGACGCCGGACGAAGCCGTGGGCCGGCTGCCCCTGCTGACGGCCGACGAGCGTCAACACCTGCTGGTGACCTTGAACCAGACGCAGGCGGAGTACCCGCGCGACGCGACGATTCCGCGCCTCTTCGAAGCGCAGGCGAAGGCCACGCCGGAGGCCGTCGCGGTCGTGAGCGGCGCGCAGCGGCTGACGTACCGGGAGCTGGAGGCGCGGGCGAACCAACTGGCCCACCGGCTGCGCAAGCTGGGCGTGGGCCCGGAGTCGCGCGTGGGCCTGTGCGTCGAGCGCACGGCGGACGTAGTGGTGGGAACGCTGGGCATCCTCAAGGCGGGCGGCGCGTACGTGCCGCTGGATTCGCGCTACCCGAAGGAGCGCCTGGGCTGGCTGCTGGAGGACGCGCAAGGCCCGGCCCTGGTGGCGCATTCGCACCTGCTCGCGTCCCTGCCCGCCTTCACGGCGCAGGCGATGTGCCTGGACCGGGACGCGGACCTCGACCGTGAACCCACGACGGCGCCCCCGGCGAATGTGCACCCGGAGAACGTGGCGTATCTCATCTACACGTCCGGGAGCACGGGCCGCCCGAAGGGCGTGGCGGTGACGCACCGGAACGCCGCGGCCTTCCTCGCGTGGGCGACGGAGACGTTCACGAAGGAAGAGACGAAGGCGGTGCTCGCGGCGACGAGCCTCAACTTCGACCTGTCGGTCTTCGAGCTGTTCGCACCGCTGGTTCGGGGCGGCAGCGTGGTGGTGGTGCGCGACGCGCTGTCCCTCGCCGAAGCGAAGCCGGACGCCGAGGTCACGCTCATCAACACGGTGCCATCGGCGATGGCGCAGCTGGTGCGGATGGGCGCGGTGCCGCCGTCCGTGCAGGTGGTGAACCTCGCGGGTGAAGCGCTGCCGGAGACGCTGGCGAAGGAGGTGTACGCCCTCCCCACGGTGCGCAAGCTCTACAACCTCTACGGTCCGTCGGAGGACACGACGTACTCGACGTGGTCGCGGGTGGGGCGCGAGGAGGTGCCGAACATCGGCCGGCCGCTGACGAACACGCGGGCGTATGTCCTGGACGCGAACCTGCAACCGGTGCCCATCGGTGTCGCGGGCGAGCTGTACCTGGCGGGAGATGGCCAGGCACGCGGCTACCTGTCGAGGCCGGAGCTGACGGCGGAGCGCTTCGTCCCGGAGCTCCACGGGCCCGCGGGCGGCCGGATGTACCGCACGGGGGACCGGGTCCGTTACCGGGCGGACGGGGCGCTGGAGTACCTGGGCCGCGTGGACTTCCAGGTGAAGGTGCGCGGCTTCCGCATCGAGCTGGGCGAAGTCGAGTCCGCGCTGCGCCAGCATGCGGCGGTGAAGGACGCGGTGGTGATGGCGAAGGGAGAGGGCGAGGAGAAGCGGCTCGTCGCGTACGTGGCGCCGAAGCCCGGGGCGGCGCTGGACACGAAGGCGTTGAAGGCGGATCTGCGCCAGCGGTTGCCGGAGTACATGGTGCCGGGGACGGTGGTGGTGCTGGAGGCGCTGCCGCTGAACGCCAACGGCAAGGTGGACCGCAAGGCCCTGCCGGAGCCGGATGCGCCCACGTCCGGCGGCACCTACGAAGCCCCGCGCACGGAGCTGGAGGCGAAGCTGGCGGCCATCTGGGCACAGGTGCTGCGAGTGCCTCGCGTGGGCGTGAGGGACGACTTCTTCGCGCTGGGCGGACACTCGTTGCTCGCGACGCAGGTGGTGTCGCGGGTGCGCACGGAGACGGGCGCGGAGCTTCCGCTGCGCGCGTTGTTCGAGGCGCCTTCGGTGGAGTCACTGGCCTCGAGGGTCGAAGCCGCGTTGCGTGCACGGCCAGAGGTGCCGCGTCCGCCGCTGGTGGCCGTGGCTCGCACCGGCCCGCTGCCGTTGTCCTTCGCGCAGCAGCGCCTGTGGTTCCTCGACCGGCTCCAGCCGGGAAGCATCCACTACAACATCCCCGCCGCCTTGCGGCTCGACGGTCCGTTGGACACGGAGGCGCTGAGCCGTGGCCTGCGGGAACTCGTCCACCGTCACGAAGCGCTGCGCACCACGTTCCATGCGCGCGACGACGGCGAGCCCGTCCAGCATCCGCATGCGCAAGTGGAACTGGCCGTGTCGCGGGTGGAGCTGAGCCAACTGCCAGAGGCGGCGCAGGACGCGGAGGTCCGGCGACGGGCGCTGGAGGAAGCGCGGACGCCCTTCGACCTGACGCGCGCGCCCCTGATGCGCGCCACGCTGCTGCGCCTGTCCGAGCAGCGCCACGTGCTGCTCGTCACGTTGCATCACATCGTCTCGGACGGCTGGTCCAACCGCGTCCTCGTCGAGGAGCTGGGCGCGCTCTACGCGGCGTTCTCGCGGGGGCAGCCGTCGCCCCTGCCGCCGCTGGCGCTCCAGTACGCGGACTTCGCGGCCTGGCAGCGGGACTGGCTGAAGGGCGAGGTGCTGGAGCAGCAGGTGGGGTGGTGGAAGCGGCAGCTCGACGGTGCACCGCAGGCGCTGGAGCTGCCCACGGACAAGCCCCGTCCTTCCGTGCAGACGTACCGGGGGGCCCAGGTGCCCGTGGTCCTTTCGCCGGGGGCTTCGCGGAGTCTCAAGGCCCTCTGCCAGCAGGAGGTCGCCACCCCGTTCATGGCGCTGCTCGCCCTGTGGCAGGTGCTGCTGGCCTGTTACTCCGGGCAGGAGGACTTCGCCGTCGGCTCGCCCATCGCGGGCCGTGAGCACGGCGAGTTGGAGGGGCTGGTCGGCTTCTTCGTCAACACGCTGGTGCTGCGCGCCCAGGTGGACCGGCGCGGTTCGTTCCGCCAGTTGCTGCGGCGGGTGAAGGAGGTGGCGCTGGGGGCCTATGCCCACCAGGACCTGCCGTTCGAGCGGCTGGTGGAGGAGCTGAAGCCCGCTCGCGATCCGAGCCGCAGCCCCCTGTTCCAGGTCCTCTTCACGCTGCGGGACACCACTGCCCCGCGCTCACCGCAAGGAGGGGAGCTGGAGCTGCACCCACTGGACGTGGAAGACACCACCGCCAAGTTCGACCTGGAGCTGAGCCTGGCGGAGTCGCCGGAAGGCTTCGCGGGAACGCTGGGCTACAACACCGCGCTGTTCGAGCCGCGCACGGCGGCAAGGATGGCGGAGCACTTCCGCACGTTGGTGGAAGCGCTCGTTGCACGGCCCGAGGCGGCGTTGGATTCCGTATCGCTGCTGACGCCGATGGAGCGCCAGCAGGTGCTGGTGGAATGGAACGCGACGGAGACCGAATACCCGCGCGACGCCACGCTGCCGGAGGTCTTCGCGCGGGTGGTGGCCCGCTTCCCGGAGAAGGTCGCCGTCGAGTTCGGCGATGCGCGGCTGACGTACCGGCAACTGGAGGAGCGCGCGAATCGACTCGCGTATCACCTGCGCTCGCTGGGCGTGGATACGGACTCGCGGGTGGCCGTCGCGCTGGAGCGTTCACTGGAGCTGGTCGTCTCCCTCGTCGCCATCCTCAAGGCCGGTGCGGCCTACGTGCCCCTGGACCCGGCGTATCCGCAGGCACGTCTGGCCGCGATGGTGGAGGACGCCCGTCCCCACGTCCTCCTCACCTCTCGCGCGCTCTTGCCGAAGTTGCCTCACGCGGACCTGCTGCCCGTGGTGCTGGAGGAGCTGTCCCTCGACGCGCTGCCCGTGCATGCGCCTCCACGAAGCGCCCTGCCCCAGAGCCTCGCGTATATCGACTTCACCTCTGGCTCCACCGGCAGGCCCAAGGGTGTCGGCACGCCTCACGCCGCCGTGCTCCGCACCCTCTTTGGCGTCGACTACGCCCGCTTCGGCCCTGACGAGACGCTGCTGCTCATGGCGCCCCTCGCCTTCGACGCCTCCACGCTCGAAGTCTGGGGCGCGCTGCTGCATGGCGCGAAGCTGGCCGTCTTCCCGGCCCACCCTCCGACGGATCCGCACGAGTTGGAGCAGGTGCTCGTGCGCCACGGCGTGACGACGCTGTGGCTCACCTCGGGCCTCTTCACGCAGGTGGTGGATTCGCACCTGCCCGCGCTGCGCTCGTTGCGCCAGGTGCTCACCGGCGGCGATGTCGTCTCCGCGCCCCATGTCCGCAAGGTGCTGGAGCAACTGGGCCTCCCCGTCACTGCTGGCTACGGCCCCACGGAGACCACCGTCTTCGCCACCAGCCACCGCTTCACGCAGGCCTCTCAGGTGGGGGGGTGCGCCCCGCTGGGCCGCCCGCTGGGCAACACGCAGGTGTACGTGCTGGATGACTCCGGCCAGCCCGTTCCTCCGGGCGTGAAGGGCGAGGTCTACGTCGGCGGTGATGGCCTCGCTCGTGGCTACGTGGGCCAGCCCGCGCTCACCGCGGAGCGCTTCGTCCCCAATCCCTTCGCGGCCACTCCAGGCGCCCGCCTCTACCGCACCGGCGACCTCGGCCGCTGGCGCGACGACGGCGTGCTGGAGTTCCTCGGCCGCGCGGATGTCCAGGTGAAGGTGCGCGGCTTCCGCATCGAGCTGTCTGAAATCGAAGCCGCGCTCCTGGCCCACTCCAACGTGCGCGAGGCCGTCGTCATCACCCGCGAGGACGTGCCCGGCGACAAGCGCCTCGTCGCCTACGTCGTCGCTCCCGCGACCCTGGACATGGCCGAGCTGCGCGCGTTCCTCAAGCAGCGGCTGCCCGACTACATGGTGCCTTCCACCGTGTGCCGCCTGGACGCCCTGCCCCTCACCTCCAACGGCAAGGTGGACCGCAAAGCCCTGCCCGCTCCCGACTCCGCGACCCCGGCGGACGCCTACGTCGCGCCCCGCACGGCCCTGGAGGAACAGCTGGCACGGTCCTTCGCGGAGGTGCTGCGCGTGCCCCGCGTCAGCGTCACCGACAGCTTCTTCGACCTCGGTGGCCACTCACTGCTCGCGCTGCGATTGATGGCGGCCATCCGCGAGCACACGGGCCAGATGATCCCCATGGCCGCCCTCTTCCAGTACGCCACCGTGGAGCAACTGGCGCGCAGGGTGGCTCAGGAGGCCACCGCGCTTCCCCCCAACCTCGTGCGGCTGGACGCGGGCACCTCCAGCGCGCGCCCGCTCTTCCTCGTCCATGGGGGTGGCGGCAGTGTGCTGGGCTACTCGGAGCTGGTCCGACAGCTGGGCAACGACCGGCCCGTCTACGGTCTGTCAGCATCGGGGCTGGACGGCGGTACCCTGCCTCCCGCCTCCATCGAAGCGCTGGCACGCGACTACCTCGTCCAGGTCCGCACCGTGCAGCCGCGAGGGCCGTACCTGCTGGGAGGCTGGTCCTTCGGTGGGCTCGTCGCGCTGGAGATGGCACGTCAGCTCCAGCTCACCGGCGAGCAGGTGGAGTTGCTGGCCCTCATGGACTCCACCGTGCCCACGCCCCAACCGCGCCCCGAAGCGGATCCGCTCGGCATGCTGGCCCTCTTCGCGCGGACGCTTGGGCTGCCCTGGCAGGAGCTGTCCCTGGATCTGGACCGGCTGCGACGCCTGGAGGGACGCGAGCAACTCGCCTACGTCCTGGAGCAGCTCCGGAGCGCGCCCGCGAACGACCTCGGACTGGACCTGGATGGCGCGGCGCACCTGTTCGCCCTGCACTCGCGGCTCTACGACGCGCAGCGCGGCTACGTGCCCGGCGGCGACTACTCGGGGCCCACGCTGCTCTTCCAGGCCGCCACCGCGCGAACCGCCTCCGGGGAGCCTGACTGGAGCACGTGGCTCACGGGGTCCGTCACCCGGTACGAGGTGCCGGGCGACCACTACACGATGCTGAGCGCCCCCCATGCCTCCACCGTGGCGGAGCGGCTGCTCCACCACCTGCGGGCGCTGTAGCGCGCGAAGGAGCGCGGGCCCGAACCTGGGCCCGCCTCCTCACGCGTCGGAGTCGGGCTCCATGCCCAGTGCTTCGCGAGCGAAGCGCGCCATGCGCTCAATCAGGTGCGCGTTTTCGTCCAGGGTGCTGCGTCCGGCCCTGTCCGCCTGGGCCTCCAGCCGCTCACCGCAGCGCAGGTCCAGGCAGAGGTTCACGCCCACCCGGCGCTTCGAATCCACATCCGTGGTGAGCAGGCCAATCTCCGCGTCCGTGGACGTCCAGCACCAGTCACACATCTTGGGTGCCAGGGTGGGGTCCCCCTGCTGATCCCGACGGAAGGCGATGCCCGTGGGTTGCTTGCTCCCCGGCGCGACGAACACCAGGAAGACGCGTACCCCATACGGATCCACCCACGCGAGGTAGTCCCGCACGAAGAGCGGGAGCCGGGTGCCCTTGGGCAGCTCGACGTACTTGCGATCCCTGGAGCGGAATGCGCGCAGCAACTCTTTCTCTGACTCGATGCGGAACATGGCGTTCGCTTCCCTGCCTGCCTTCAAGAACGTGCTGAACGTGCGTCAGCCTGACTTGTCCATCCCCTCAGGACACTGGGTTGAAATGACCACCGCATACCAGTTTGGCAGGCACCCGTGTTCCGAGGTTCCCCCATGCACCTTCCCTTACGACTCGTGCTGCCCGTGCTGGTCATCGGGCTTGGAGGCATCGCCTGCGGCGATGAGGCTTCTCCCGCCCCCAACACCCCTCCGACCG
This genomic stretch from Corallococcus caeni harbors:
- a CDS encoding FBP domain-containing protein, with amino-acid sequence MFRIESEKELLRAFRSRDRKYVELPKGTRLPLFVRDYLAWVDPYGVRVFLVFVAPGSKQPTGIAFRRDQQGDPTLAPKMCDWCWTSTDAEIGLLTTDVDSKRRVGVNLCLDLRCGERLEAQADRAGRSTLDENAHLIERMARFAREALGMEPDSDA
- a CDS encoding amino acid adenylation domain-containing protein, with product MTPEQKRARLAELLRGKVRPTHAPVSFSQERMWFQDQLSPGSAAFNIPVRVRFSGVLDVAVLRASLQALVRRHAPLRTTFIEQDGRPVQHIAPALDLALPVVDLQALPTSEREAELQRLLTDEARRPFILEKGPLLVTVLYRMDALEHVLLLKLHHIITDGWSMGVLVRELSALYLALAEGKPSPLSPLPMQYADYAAWQREFLRGEVLESHLGFWRERLDPDAVLELPTDRPRPAVLSGRGARINAMLPVALVESLKALALAEGNTLFGVLLSGFQVLLSRYSGQQDVVVGTSVAGRGRVELEGLIGLFTNYLAFRTDLSGQPSFRELLARVRETTLEAYAHQDVPFEKLVDALKPERQLSVNPLFQVALTLQNAPLPPLQLPGLVLDAQPVDNRTSKTDLSLIAMELPQQGMRLTAEYSSDLFDPGSIERLLAHLRTLLEGAVADPDRRVSELPLMDAAEAMRVQREWAGDSAPFPEDRCLHSLFEAQARRTPGAVAVRFQGQALTYAQLDARANQLAHALRRRGVGPEARVALSVERSLDVAVGLLGILKAGGAWVPVDPLLPRERLAFMLEDSGASVLVTQAPLLERFPEGMRARALCLDAERDGLAGESALAPASGVGPRNLAYVLYTSGSTGTPKGTAIEHRGVCNLVAHEATAYGIGPGSRVLQFASLSFDLSVEEIFTTLCSGATLVLAPLEDLMPGEPLRKLLRDEALTVISLTPATLAATAPEGLPALRTVISGGEALPPEVVARWAPGRTFLNTYGPTEATVMATLTECTADGRVPSIGRPLANVRAYVLDARGGLVPVGVKGELHLGGVGVARGYAGRPALTAERFVPDAFSGEAGARLYRTGDVVRWREDGTLEFVGRADAQVKVRGFRIELGEVEAALAKLPPVRDAVVVAREDGPGGKRLVGYVVLRDGVTAQGSELRAALKDALPEYMVPSAVVVLPALPLTTNGKVDRKALPAPDLAGSDPREYVAPRTPTEQRLAELWQELLGVKRVGAHDHFFDLGGHSLLATQALSRIRQAFTVELPLRRLFESPTLDAVARLIDEALAGKGQPVPAPRKSQESRTRAAPTVPLEDVAREWEARTAEQPRDTVAPFTAEMRQRVLVEWNATETEYPRDATLPEVFARVVARFPEKVAVEFGDARLTYRQLEERANRLAWHLRSLGVDTDSRVAVALERSLELVVSLVAILKAGAAYVPLDPAYPRERLAAMVEDARPHVLLTSRALLPKLPHADLLPVVLEELSLDALPVHAPPRSALPLSLAYIDFTSGSTGRPKGVGTPHAAVLRTLFGVDYARLGPDETLLLLAPLAFDASTLEVWGALLHGAKLAVFPAHPPTDPHELEKVLVRHGVTTLWLTSGLFTQVVDSHLPALRSLRQVLTGGDVVSAPHVRKVLEQLGLPVTAGYGPTETTVFATSHRFTQASQVSASVPLGRPLGNTQVYVLDDSGQPVPPGVQGELYVGGDGLARGYVGQPALTAERFVPDAFSSTPGARLYRTGDLGRWRDDGVLEFLGRADAQVKVRGFRIELAEIEAALLAHSEVREAVVVAREDVPGDKRLVAYVVAPESLDVAELRSFLKQRLPDYMVPSVVGRLDALPLTSNGKVDRKALPHPSTFQTHARTRPPRTDTERLLATLWEEVLQTGTVGAEDHFFDLGGSSLSATQVLSRIRRAFQVELSIADFFAAPTVEAIARRLESQGPVRPALSVPALKPVTRDGDLPLSFAQQRLWFFSKLEPESTAYNLPFVMRLEGALDVPALARALRDLLQRHEALRTTFREHPSGAVQVIASAPTLPASWMDLSALPDAEHALDSVLDDEARHVFDLEAGPLWRVLVVRMRARHHLLLLTMHHVISDAWSMGVLLQELTTLYAAHSEGRAPGLKPLPVQYADFSVWQRGWLRDEALEAQLGWWRAQLHGAPKALELPTDRPRPATQTFRGAVVPFQFPRELSDAMQALCRSEGVTPSMVVLATFQLLLSRYSGQEDITVGSPIAGRHHAELEGLIGFFVNTLVLRTKLHGDPSFRELLARVRDVALGAYAHQDVPFEKLVEALRPERVAGRAPLFQVMLAYQNAPMPQTLTTGLSLHPLEPRGGTAKFDLTLALNDTADGLKGLLEYNTDLFDAATASRIVGHLRTLLSGAVHAPERRVSALPMLTAEERGLLLHTWSAPGAATAEDASLHGLLQAQARLHPDLPALEHEGDTLTWAEAHRRAREVLRALRGRGVVPLPPPPPLVPVARTGPLPLSFAQQRLWLIDQLEPGSAAYNIFLALRVEGALDVAALEQAFAALIARHDSLRTVFVSNGGEPVQVILPPVPFRLEQVDLGAVSREDLEQRLREEAQRPFDLERGPLLRVCMLRLGAGEHVLWLNMHHIVSDGWSMGVLVRELSALYGAHASGQPSPLRPLPVQYVDFAAWQRAWLKDEVLEHHLSYWRRQLADAPPLLELPTDKPRPRVQSQRGAQVPVHLSGALSEALQALCQRERATLFMGLVTAWQVLLSRYAGQEDVLLGSPIAGRTREDTEGLIGFFVNTLVLRTHVDPKAPFRQLLGQVRATTLAAYEHQEAPFEKLVEELQPRRSLSHSPLFQVLLALQNAPTQPLSLTGGSAPLRLLPLEQAEQTTQFDLTLALAQTPQGLQGALSYRTDLFEASTAARMVEHLRTLLEAAVATPDEAVGRLPLLTADERQHLLVTLNQTQAEYPRDATIPRLFEAQAKATPEAVAVVSGAQRLTYRELEARANQLAHRLRKLGVGPESRVGLCVERTADVVVGTLGILKAGGAYVPLDSRYPKERLGWLLEDAQGPALVAHSHLLASLPAFTAQAMCLDRDADLDREPTTAPPANVHPENVAYLIYTSGSTGRPKGVAVTHRNAAAFLAWATETFTKEETKAVLAATSLNFDLSVFELFAPLVRGGSVVVVRDALSLAEAKPDAEVTLINTVPSAMAQLVRMGAVPPSVQVVNLAGEALPETLAKEVYALPTVRKLYNLYGPSEDTTYSTWSRVGREEVPNIGRPLTNTRAYVLDANLQPVPIGVAGELYLAGDGQARGYLSRPELTAERFVPELHGPAGGRMYRTGDRVRYRADGALEYLGRVDFQVKVRGFRIELGEVESALRQHAAVKDAVVMAKGEGEEKRLVAYVAPKPGAALDTKALKADLRQRLPEYMVPGTVVVLEALPLNANGKVDRKALPEPDAPTSGGTYEAPRTELEAKLAAIWAQVLRVPRVGVRDDFFALGGHSLLATQVVSRVRTETGAELPLRALFEAPSVESLASRVEAALRARPEVPRPPLVAVARTGPLPLSFAQQRLWFLDRLQPGSIHYNIPAALRLDGPLDTEALSRGLRELVHRHEALRTTFHARDDGEPVQHPHAQVELAVSRVELSQLPEAAQDAEVRRRALEEARTPFDLTRAPLMRATLLRLSEQRHVLLVTLHHIVSDGWSNRVLVEELGALYAAFSRGQPSPLPPLALQYADFAAWQRDWLKGEVLEQQVGWWKRQLDGAPQALELPTDKPRPSVQTYRGAQVPVVLSPGASRSLKALCQQEVATPFMALLALWQVLLACYSGQEDFAVGSPIAGREHGELEGLVGFFVNTLVLRAQVDRRGSFRQLLRRVKEVALGAYAHQDLPFERLVEELKPARDPSRSPLFQVLFTLRDTTAPRSPQGGELELHPLDVEDTTAKFDLELSLAESPEGFAGTLGYNTALFEPRTAARMAEHFRTLVEALVARPEAALDSVSLLTPMERQQVLVEWNATETEYPRDATLPEVFARVVARFPEKVAVEFGDARLTYRQLEERANRLAYHLRSLGVDTDSRVAVALERSLELVVSLVAILKAGAAYVPLDPAYPQARLAAMVEDARPHVLLTSRALLPKLPHADLLPVVLEELSLDALPVHAPPRSALPQSLAYIDFTSGSTGRPKGVGTPHAAVLRTLFGVDYARFGPDETLLLMAPLAFDASTLEVWGALLHGAKLAVFPAHPPTDPHELEQVLVRHGVTTLWLTSGLFTQVVDSHLPALRSLRQVLTGGDVVSAPHVRKVLEQLGLPVTAGYGPTETTVFATSHRFTQASQVGGCAPLGRPLGNTQVYVLDDSGQPVPPGVKGEVYVGGDGLARGYVGQPALTAERFVPNPFAATPGARLYRTGDLGRWRDDGVLEFLGRADVQVKVRGFRIELSEIEAALLAHSNVREAVVITREDVPGDKRLVAYVVAPATLDMAELRAFLKQRLPDYMVPSTVCRLDALPLTSNGKVDRKALPAPDSATPADAYVAPRTALEEQLARSFAEVLRVPRVSVTDSFFDLGGHSLLALRLMAAIREHTGQMIPMAALFQYATVEQLARRVAQEATALPPNLVRLDAGTSSARPLFLVHGGGGSVLGYSELVRQLGNDRPVYGLSASGLDGGTLPPASIEALARDYLVQVRTVQPRGPYLLGGWSFGGLVALEMARQLQLTGEQVELLALMDSTVPTPQPRPEADPLGMLALFARTLGLPWQELSLDLDRLRRLEGREQLAYVLEQLRSAPANDLGLDLDGAAHLFALHSRLYDAQRGYVPGGDYSGPTLLFQAATARTASGEPDWSTWLTGSVTRYEVPGDHYTMLSAPHASTVAERLLHHLRAL